Below is a window of 'Nostoc azollae' 0708 DNA.
TTCTGGTGTGACTAAATCTGTTTTATTTAATAAAATAACATCGGCAAAGGCAATTTGTTCTTGGGCTTCGTCTGCTTCCCAATGTTGCCAAATATGCTTGGCATCCACAACTGTAACTACCGCATCTAGTGCTAGTTGACTTTGCATATCTTCGTCAAGAAAGAATGTCTGAATTACAGGTGCAGGAGCAGCTAATCCTGTGGTTTCAATTACTAAATGGTCGAATTGATCACGCCGCTTCATCAAATTACTAATTATGCGAATTAAGTCGCCACGTACTGTACAACAAATACAGCCGTTGTTCATGTCAAAAATTTCTTCATCTGCATCAATAACCAGTTGATTATCAATGCCTACTTCTCCAATTTCATTGACGATAACAGCAACTTTTTTACCGTGTTCGTAAGTGAGAATATGATTGAGTAGGGTGGTTTTACCTGCGCCTAAATAGCCGGTTAAAACAGTTACGGATACTAAGTTAGAAATTTCTGAAGCCATCATAATTCAAAGTAATTTTGATGATTTGTTGATAATTATTTTCTATTTAACACACTCAGGTTAAAAATGGTAGTATTGCTTCAACAACAACTGCTGGGTATTCTTCATGCAGTCCCAAGGAACCGGGAACGAGAATGGTGGTTATTCCTGGTAAAGCTGCTAAAGCGTCCATTTCTTGACGTCATTTCGGGGGTCTAGATGTGCCTATAACTGCCATTACTGGTACAGATAAGGATTATACCAAGAACAGAAATTCAGATTGACTATGAATGGTATCAATGTTACCGATGACAAAGGCCGCAGACGCAAATCTGGCGTTTGGTTGTTGGGTGCTTTGCCATTTTTCGGTGATGAAGTCGGTTGTAAGTTTAGCGGTATCGGTAAGAACGTGGCGGCTATACATCCAACTTAAAAAGGATGGGGTGGTGTTGAGTTTATAAAGTCCTTGACCAAGAATAGGCGTTCGCGTAGCGATCCGTATGACTCGGACTATCCCTCTCACCATAGCACCTATATTCGGATTTACTCCCATTGTCAGCAGTGGACCACGCCAAGTCGGTGCGATGCGATGAAAACAATATGTGAAAAAGCGTCTGGTTCTTTAATCGCTAGCTTCAATACAGAACCAGTAGCATGAACCGCTGCAATCAGAATAATCGGGGTATTAAAAACAAATCCCA
It encodes the following:
- a CDS encoding CobW family GTP-binding protein — its product is MMASEISNLVSVTVLTGYLGAGKTTLLNHILTYEHGKKVAVIVNEIGEVGIDNQLVIDADEEIFDMNNGCICCTVRGDLIRIISNLMKRRDQFDHLVIETTGLAAPAPVIQTFFLDEDMQSQLALDAVVTVVDAKHIWQHWEADEAQEQIAFADVILLNKTDLVTPENLEKLEKRIRSMNAMAKIYRTRNSELAMDALLGVKAFDLERALEIDPNFLGEDAHVHDESVYSLALVEKGALDGQKLNAWMSELLSTKGTDIFRMKGILNIAGENDRFVFQGVHMIFDGRPDRPWKANETRKNELVFIGRNLDEAKLKQDFQACIV